The window attcctttattttatatctcatctcatttttatttatcgtcattttatttatcgtattttaaattattgcacttttaattatcgtacttttattttatcgcttttttatttatcgtcatttactttacgctttaaattaagttatatttatatttaatattttacattagattttaactgtgatttaaatcttaaaatcgacaaaccagtcattaaacggtaaaacccccctttataataataattataatacttatatatatatatatatatatatatatatatatatatatatatatatatatatatatatatatatatatatatatatatatatatatatatatatatatataacgttaaaCTTagtcagctccctgtggaacgaaccggacttactaaaaactacactactctacgattaggtacactgcctataaatgttgtagcaaggtttaggtatatccattctataaataattaaataacttgtgtaaaattgtaacgtatttaatagtatttcgtagtaaaatataatctatttcgtctacacctcgcacacatcaacatCATACATGATTTCAATTTGATATTTTTCCGTTGATATGCTTGCAACTAAAAACGCAAAATGAAAATTTGTTAGATTTCCTGTATCGGTATGATAAATATTTCTTTTATTTAGATATACGTGATCTAAACAGATTATATCGTAACCGTCTCCGATTCTTTTCGTTGTCACCTTAACATACTTTACTAATAAAGTGCAAATATGAAACTTCTTTTGAATATATAAGGACAATCACCGAACAATCTTGTAATGGTTATTTAGAGGCGTTAGAtatgaattttaaactgtgtttaaGTTTACGTTAGTCACTTTCAACTCGATCAATGTCAGTAATAAATGTATGACATAGATAGATGGGTGCCTATAGGGCTCTTCTATAAATTGGGATAGCAGGACATGACAATTAATAGTTGCCCAATCTTGAGTCGTATGTTTTCAAATAAATTGCTTGATAAGTTAGTTTCCATCGTGGTCCCTTTCCAAGTATACTCCAGCACAACTGACTTTGACTATATTGCATGGCATCACCAAAACTGTCTCGAAAATAAAATAAAGTACACAAACACTATAACATTAAGAAGTTGATTTTTAACAAAAGGTATCACACATTCTCTATACATGTGAGTTGTGCCGGCCAAATTTGTTCGTAATTTTAGTGTCATCTAACAATTATTTTAGTAAATTGAGATTTAATCAAAAAATAAggattatttaattatatttaaccaCGGGTGGAGAGCGTGAAGTGCATATCTGTAAGAGTTGACTAGATATTATCGCGTAAATAGCGGGGTCAAGGGGGCCTCGCCCTCTTACGGGGTCCAAGAGGCAACGCCCCGTCCCGAAAATTTTTAGGCACTATATGTTACAGTATATCGAAAAGTTGTCTGCCAACAGATTTTCCCGCAAAAAGTCGTGATGTTTCAGTAAACGATTTTTTTCGCCAAAATGAAGGGTTACACCCTTTAGTTGATCAACCGAATTTCAACTGAATTTCCCACCAAAAAATCCACTTGCTTTTCATTCTTAAACAAAGAAAAACACGTCCTCTATAATACTTTAGATTTGTATTGTTCTTGCCTGAAATCAAATCACGTTATTGTCTTATCCCAATTAGGATGTCGCGATACCTGGAGtttgtagggtcgaaatacttaattGAGAAAGTGATTTCACGATTCAAGAACCAATCGAATTATCAATGATTACCCTATCTATCTAACAAAAATTCCGACTTGAatcttcttagtcttaacacaacgaCATATAAGATTGTTAGAGTTCCTTACTCGTACAACTCATTTGAGGAGTGCTTATAGGCACCGTTATACTCTTGGCCATAGCTGCCATCAAGAAGACACCAACACCTATTGAGGTTATGTCTTTTGATGATTGTCATGCAGACAGATAACGTGTTgttgattttagtgtcatccaacatgcattttagttagttgcgattACTTGAATGCAATATTTAGCTAGTTTTACTTAACATCGGGTTCAGAGAGTGTgaagtacacgcccgtaagagttggctactaacttACGCGTAATTGCGGGGGGTCAAGGGGgttgcgcccccttgcggggtccaaggggcagcgcccctggttGGGATACACCCTTTTAAAAATGAAGGTGCATTTCAATAGTTCAACCTTTTCGGTATAACAAATTTTCCCGTCAAAAATGAAGGGATACACCCTTTCATTTCCCAACTGTTTTCTATAACAGTTTTAGGGACGTTTTCATGGTTCATTCTGCATTCATTCTAACCAATAGAAAACACACAATCTCTCAgataatttgatcagtgatttcattggCAAAAACACGGATTGTGTTCTTGTCTTATCcttgtaaagatttcgtgcaaccgaggcaatcgttgggtcgaaatactttatagagaaagtgaacacacgattcaagaatcaattCGGGCAGTCAATTCATACCTATTTTCTAACATAACGCGTATGTTGTTTAGGTGTGGGTTCAGTACTGGTCAATCATGTGGTTACGATAGGTACAATTTAGTCTTTAGTCAACCCTCCACTCTTAGTTGTTGATATGTAACTATGTTAAGAAGTTCAGTTTGAGTGTCACGACGATAGTAAATGGTCTAAAAGTGTATAAAAAAAATTGAGAGGTATATAAATTATTTTATTAGGTAAGTTTCGATAAAACGAATAATAAAATATTCTACTGAAAAAAGGAACGATATCTTTCATGCAAATGGTTGAATTACATTTACCATTTTATACAGAAAACGCACTCCTATATTTTCACATCAAACTCATATTACTCAATGTAACAATTTTAACCTTGTGACAATCATCAAGTTAGATTAATAGTTCAAAATAATATAATGGTCTATATCTTACGGGGTATTAATTTATTCTTGGATGTGTTTTTGTACATACACTGTACATAACACGTGCAATTAAACAAATAAAATTCTATAAGAAAGTATATTTTTCGAAAGAGCAATCAAAAACCATTGTATCAAAAATCAAAAAGATTAGTACTTGTGTAAGAACAGACAATGCTACTTGGGGCGAGCCACTTGTTGATTGAGGGCAATATGTAATTGATTTGTGTAATAGTCTGTTTGGAGATTATATCAGGGAGTTTACTTATGTCATATATttcatatatgtatgtaatattgtAATCACCATTGTATCTCCGTGCACGTGTCTTGCGTTCTTCTTGATATAAATTTTTTATCCTCCCCCCAAAAAATGTTTGACCTAGCATAATTTATGGAACTCATCGATCAGAAAGTTGTGGATATGAGATTCATAGAAGACAATCATGTAAATGTGTAGTTTATGTATACCTCTAGTTATGTTTGTTTGGATTTTCGAAGTGTTATTATGCCCTAATCTGAAAACTGGTTTGGCCATCTGGGGGTGCAAGAAACGCAAAGAAAAGTTAATGATTTTTAAGATTGATTTTAAAAAAGCGTACGATACGGTTAATTGAGACTTTCTTGATTACATGTTGAAGCTTGCTTTCGGTGTTATATGGAGATCATGGGTGCGTATGATTTTACATTCATCACGTGCTTCTATACTCATCAACGGAAGCCCAACGAATGAATTCAAGATTCAAAGAGATTTACGCCAAGGAGACCCTTTAAGTCCATTTTTGTTCTTGATTGTCATGGAAGGACTTCATTTATGCatcaaagaaaaaatggttgaagggGATTTTCATGGTATTTCGGTAGGTGTTAATCCAATTACGGTATCACATTTATTATATGCGGATGATGCGGTGTTTTTATCTAATTGGCATAGAGAAAATTTTGATTGTATGATGCAAGCGTTGAACAAGTTCCACACATTTTCAGGTTTTCTATTAATGTTAATAAATTGTCAGTGTATGGTTTGGGTGTTGCAGAAGGTGAAATCGAGTCCTTGGCTGCAACGGCTGGATGCATCAAAGGGGTATTTCCGTTCGTGTATTTGGGATTGCCTATGGGAGCCTCAATGTTATGCATATCTAGTTGGGGCTCTTTACGGGAGAAATTGGTGGTAGGGCGATACTCGTGAAATCAGTATTAGGCTCAGTGGGTATTTATTATATTTCTATTTTTAAGTGTCTGGAGACGGTTCTTAATGACACAGAAAGTATGCGGGCTTCGTTCTTTTGGGGTAGCTCGGATGGTAATAGAAAAATGCATTGGATACGTTGGGATCAAGTTTTGGCACCACTCGAAAACATGGTCTTGGGATTGGAAGTTCTAGGGCTTTCAATTATGCACTTTTGCTTAAGTGGGTGTGGAGGTTTTTTTCATACCCGAAAACAAAGTGGGCAAGTGTTATAAGACTACATATGGGTGTGATGGTAGTATAGATGGTAATATAATTGTGTCTAATGCATGGCCTATGATTGTTAAATTATACCATAATCTGCAACGTGATGGAAAGTTGCCTAATAACGTCTTAAGGGTCAAATTCGGAAACGGTATAGGTGTACGGTTTTGGCTCGATAATTGGAAAGGGGATGGAAGAAGATTATTTCATTTGGAGTCGAATGGAAATTGTTACCTTGCTGAAAAATTAATGGATGGCGAATGGAATTAGAATTGGATTAGAAGTAGTAATATAAATGTTCGTAATGAAGACATGTTGCAGCGTCTTATTACCCATATTGGTACATGCGATTTAAATGAAAATAAAGATTCATGGGTGTGGTCCTTATTCGAGGAGTTGGAGTTCCAAGTCTCAAGTACCAGCATTTAGATGATTGCATTCTGCCTTCGTTTGATAGACCCACTCGTTGGATTAAAGAAATTCCTAAAAAGGTTAACATTTTCTCTTGGAGAGTAGCGTGGAATCTTTTACCAACTAGAATCAATTTTTCGTTAAAAGGAATGGAGATTGAAGACATCGGTTTCGCCATTTGTGATTGTCATGTTGTATCTGTTGATCATCTTTTATTCGAATGTCCCCTCGCGGTCGTGCTGTGGAGAAGAATTAAGGTTTGGTTAGACATCGAGTTCTCGACGTGTAGCTTTTGGTTAGAGTGGTTAGATTGGTTCGACTTTTGTAACCTACAAGTTGCTTCAAAGGTTCATATTTGGCTCTCGTAGATTGAAGAAAGATGTGTTATTCGATTCTATTAAATATTATTCTTCTTGTTGGTTAAATAGTAGATGTAAATGTAATGTCCTCTGGGACGATTGACAATTGAAGCCTTTGTAATTGTATTCTTTTCGGATCCTCCCTAGTGCCTTGCTAGGGGGAGTTCTCTTTTTTTTAATGAAattctgcagttttaaaaaaatatatgtatagttTATGTATAAAATATGCCAGTTAGATTAGTATACTATTGATGTTcaaaaaataaagtatataaagaaGTTCTTTTCAATAAGGTATCAAGCAATTTTATACTTACTAGTTGTATTTAATTTAAATCGGTGACATTTGAAATTAATGGGTGTGTGTTTCATATCATATATGCAAAGAAACAAATGTTTACATAAGTCTAGGAAAACTTCTTTTTATTACCAATTGATTATAGGGTAGTAGGGTACTAAAAGACTTTTGAGCTTACAATTGTTTATATTTCATCTCTTATATTCTTTGTACACACAAAATGGATATTGTTATTCTTGTTTTGTAATACTCCGTACTATATAGATTGAAAAAAGATACTAAACAACTATTGTAATTCAAGTGAAACAATATACACTCATGAAACATGACTTCAACTCAACTTTTGCAACTAAAACCTTTATAAAAAATCAAAGGGTTTCTCGCTCAACAGTAGTAAGGAGGCTCATTAACTTTGAGGTTATGAGCTCGAGTCACATGTGGACAAAAAATATACGAGTACTACTTGTGTGGTGTGTTCAATGATATACTCCGTATTGAAGTTGTCTAACGTTTTGCGTTCGAACCTCATTAATTGTTACCGCTTTCAGAGACATCCACTACAAAACTTTATAAAAGCAAAACTAAATATAACGGTCAACAGATATTAATGTTATACAGTTAAAAAGCTAGTATTAAACATGGTCtttaaataaaggttatagttttctTTCGATCTATTTATTAAAATGTTTAATTATGCAATAAATTTGGGAAAAAAAAGAAGATATAAACTTTAATACTCATTTTAACTCTTCCTCTCCTTCCCTTTAAGATTCCAATCATTTCTGTTCCACCACAAACAATAATCCCAATCTTCTTTTTCCTTCTTTTCACTATTTTATTTCTTTCCCTACataattatttgttattattacaaaaattaagAAAAAAATAGGTGTGGAAATTGACAGAAAAAATAAAGTTACAATCCTCTGTGAAAAGACTGTTGTTAATCAGATAGATAAGAATCAATTAACCTGAAGAATAAAAAAAAAGAAGGAACAGGTCTCCTTTGTTTACAGTTTTGCTCCCTCACTGTGTTTCTTGTTTTTTGTGTTTTGTTACCAGGTGGGTGTTATTaatttcttcaattttattcaaaaGTTTATATCTTTAATCATACCCATTTAAATATATCCTAGATTTTTATATCCCATGTAGATCTTTGATTTTGATGAAgtgcttttgtattattgtgtaTCAGCTAAATctttttttagattttttttttctttttgtcaaATATCTCAAATTGGGTATAATCTATGCCAAAACTTGATTGAAAATATCTTTGATCAGCATTTATTTGCATTTCAATTTTGCAACCTAATTTGTTGTCATTAATAAATTAATTGCAAGTTTTCCATTTTGAAACTATTGTCATATCATTTGTTTGGTCTTGTTAATTGCAAAAAGGGCTAATTTGTATTGAGTAACAGTTTTTCTGatgaataaaaataatattttttttaattctgAAACTAATTAGCTGATATGGGTTCTTTGTGTTTCAGTTGATCATAAAAAAAGGAGTTACCTTTTTAGTTTATAATGGGTGGTTTTGATGATCATGTTAATGTAATTGGAGATTGGATGCCACCTAGCCCTAGCCCAAGAACTTTTTTTAAAGATATGTTGAGTGAAGCTAACTCAAAGTCAGTATCTGAGCCACCTAAGCTTGATAATCTAACAAGTGGGTTCACATTTCCTGGACCAGATACACAATCTTGGTCTGCAAATGGTGATCAGGCAACAAAAAGGTCAGGTCTTGTTGAAAGGATGGCAGCTAGAGCTGGTTACAATGCTCCTAGGTTGAATACAGATATTATTAAACCATCTGCTGACGTGGAAAAACAATCTTTTGTTACAATCCCTCCTGGTCTTAGTCCTACTTCCTTTTTAGATTCTCCTGTTTTTTTGTCTAACTCACTGGTAAGTTCCTTAAAGTTGATTACTTTTTAAATTTAATTCTAAGATGTAGTAGTTTATATTGGTGGTGTTTGGCACTGCATTTTGATAGTGATTATCTGATTATTATATTATACACTTATACTAAATAGTTACAATCAGATAATCACATGTAATAAAATGGACTGCATATGATAATCCTGAATTTCGGTAGTTGGTTGTTTGTGTACTTGACAATTTGACAATTAAGTACTCTAATTACTTGTAAAATGATCACTTGAACAGAATTAATTATGCAACGACTATAGTAATTCACAGTAATCATTAATGTGGAGAAACCTTGTGTTCTAGCTTTTGTGGTAGTGGCCTAATTACTTGTAAAATgatcaggagttcgactcccgtggggTGCAGCACTGCactcaaggttgtctctttactcTTGAATTCCACCTAAGGGTTTCTTCCGCTAATCGCGTTGCGGGAGTAGTGGGGGAGGGAGTTTTTACCGCCCATGCCTTCGGATTGGGCTGGGTTTCCTCTTGGGCAGCAGTTGGGGGCGGGCTATGCAACTGCgagagatgaacgcgtgagtggttaagtCCCCGGGAGATCCCGTactgctgttcaaaaaaaaaaaatcattaatgTGGAGATTTattttgaagagttgtttgaaACGCAGGCTCAACCGTCTCCGACGACTGGAAAATTTCCATTTCCTCTAAATGGTAAAAGTTCAATGATGTT of the Rutidosis leptorrhynchoides isolate AG116_Rl617_1_P2 chromosome 5, CSIRO_AGI_Rlap_v1, whole genome shotgun sequence genome contains:
- the LOC139848478 gene encoding uncharacterized protein, with translation MLKLAFGVIWRSWVRMILHSSRASILINGSPTNEFKIQRDLRQGDPLSPFLFLIVMEGLHLCIKEKMVEGDFHGISVGVNPITVSHLLYADDAVFLSNWHRENFDCMMQALNKFHTFSEGEIESLAATAGCIKGVFPFVYLGLPMGASMLCISSWGSLREKLVCLETVLNDTESMRASFFWGSSDGNRKMHWIRWDQVLAPLENMVLGLEVLGLSIMHFCLSGCGDGNIIVSNAWPMIVKLYHNLQRDGKLPNNVLRVKFGNGIGVRFWLDNWKGDGRRLFHLESNGNCYLAEKLMDGEWN